The segment ACTTCCCAATGTGGCCACAAAGGGTGATTTTGAccaatcaatttttgtttttccaCCATCTGTTGCCCAATCTTCTCCATTCCATAGGCTCATTTTGAGTTCCATTGGCTGCCAATGTGGATACTTAGCTCCTTTATCTGCATGGTTTCTGTATGTTCTAATAGGTACCCAATCTACCATGAACCTGCCCAAAAATCGAAAAATAGTCAATCCACACGAGTTACACGTGTGACACACAAAATGCACATGTGAAGTATATGAGAtgcaaacaaaaaatattatacttttatCGGATATATTTAAGAACTCTTACTAAAATTTAACGTTAGATCACCAATTTCagtgataaaaatttaaaagatcaaACGGCTTACACAATTTGGTGAAGGTTCCATAGAATAGAATAAGTATGGTAGTCTTGTGTTGGATCAAACCACAAATTGATTCTCTGTTCTCTATCGTCGAATCCATCAACATAAACATTTGTTTGAAGAGTATAACGTTTTCCATCTACATTCCCCAGAAATTCAAAATCTATCTCATCGCGATTCGGTTGACCCGAAGCTAACTGCATATATACGTAATtccaatatcataaaaaaaaaaatctgaagaaatatttgataattaatcattttttttgctTACATAAAATGCTACAACAGTGCCTGCTGAATTTCCTGGTATCAACTTAATTTTCATGTCAAATTGACCAAATAAGTACATATCCTTTGAAGCAATCTCTGTACCTGATTAACAAGttaatcaaacaaaaaagtattcatcaaattaattaactttgtGTTCGTagccaaaataaataaatattgcatttgaattaattaattaataattaccaGATTCCTTGTCAAATATCAAGCTTCTTGTACGGCCATCAGCAGAAGTGTTTATATGGTTAGGTGAATATGTTACGTAGAAATCTTTATTGTAATCTCCTGTAGAAACTATAGAAGCTAATGCAATATGagataagtaaataaaataagtggccaagaaaataaatctagagaaataattcattttttttcttggtgATTATATCAAAGATTTGAGGATGAGGAAATAGCTAgggataatttaaaatatattatataaatatatataggtGGAATTGTATGGGAATTAAGCTGGTGAGACAAGAAAGAGGAGAACCAATAAGAGTTTTGTTTAAGCAAGAATATCTTTAATAAGAAGTAAAGGATATGTTAGCTATTATCAAAAACGgctcaataaaatttatgactTAAAATCAAAACCGACTTAAATTTGGCTAGATGTGTATTTTAAGAATAAAGTCATGAAGCTTCCTTTAATCAATATAGTCGCagcaaacatttcatttttttatcatttgattCGGCAGAAATGGGCCTAACGCCCTACTTTGAATTtctcttatttatgttttaaaaaggaCAATAATTAGCGCGCTTAATaacatttatgaaattatgaCACATCAAgattatttattgattaaattagcAATAAGTGgcctatttttaatttatgaaaaatcatacataatagcaaatatttaaattaaaataaattctatAGATACTGTTTAAAACATTTGTATTTCGTAGCAAATTTTGTACAATTTTTGTCATTTGGTTCGAACTCATTCATCAAGCGAAAGATTCATTTTTATCCAAATTCATTCCCTatcttttcttctcattttctttcggttatctctaaaatttcttcccaaatcaattatttttaattgattgtgGCCCACTAtctatttttatacaaatttgttAGCtatctttcaatttctttcaaCTTTCTTAAAATATCTCCTcaaatccaaaaaaattttaaaaaattatataaccttatacaaacacaaatatataaaatttatttgtgtttgtataaaacgaaagaaaattgtataaatacatatatttttattctccTCTCTCCCCTTTTctagatctcgctcgccattCTCCCTAATCTTGCTCGCCACCGTCGCTtctctcacttatacaaacagaaacgaaatgtataaattgtgtttttgtttgtataaagtgagaaaacTGTATATACACTTGCAAATACATATCTTTTTgtcatatacacttataattatacaataaaaaacaCTCTCCTgtccagtttcttttgcctttctcttcTTGTCGttttattcaaattcaaattgtatataatttatgtctttctcgttttatactttgattcaattgtatattctctACCCatgtctcttttgtctttctctctttctcatttatacaaattcaaattgtatataatcgtactatacacttataattatacaattcgatttATCCAATTatctgcccaagtctctttctctttctcattttatacaattcgttttatataattcgctttaattgtatatgtatagcgaattatacatttatatatttactatTGAATGCAATTATGCAACCTTTGTTatatcatacaaatatgaatttcatatttgctatatgtgaaagttgcacTGCAACATATTGgcaaaaaaagtatttttaatatatatatatttgacgTTCAAAAGCCACGTCTTTTGAAAAGCATTAAAAAACACTGATTTTTCTCTCACCCATTTCCTTTTTTACTGCTTTATTGCTCCTATTTTTTCTCTCCTTACTTTTCTATTAACAATTAAAAGTAGTGTTCTTTCTTTTCTCGtctattttttctccttttaaatATCTCGATAAGTTCTTCTCCTTTTTCTCCTTAATTTTCTCTATTTAATTATGGaagatataattatatatttatccaTTGTTCTCTCATAAATTTTTCTTTCGTGTATACTCTCTTGagtgtttttttcttaaatcattaaaaaatttagtgatttgtgaaattgatatttttcaaCTCTTCTGAATAATAGTTTTGATtctagattttaattttttgatataaattttataggTTAGAAAGgtgtaaatttttttgtagaaagATCGATATAATGTTCTCGATTATTTTAATCTCCACCAACAACTTCAAATTCTTCCTATGTAAATACACTTTGATCAATGTATGCCAATCTCGgtttaaacaaatatttacaaatttgtTTGGTAAATACGGAACTTGGTGAATACAAAAATGATTACGGGCCAATATAGTTACAATATACATAAATGTatacaacttttaaataaataaatttaaaaatactttcaTGTATACATAATcgacaacataaatataaaaacttttaaataaataaatttaaaaatactttcaTGTATACATAATcgacaacataaatataaaagtataataaattcataaatattcttTGAATAAAAGATTATGTATCCAAATAGTGTTAATTGAATTCATTAGTTAACTTATCACAATTATATGCACTATTTAGTTACAAGATACATTGTGTATACATaactattttttcataataatattacCTCGACACAATctcatttttcttataaaattgaCCTTCAATTAGTATAATTGTAGTAACATCCTCTTCAATCTTATGTATAATCATTTTATGTTAGCATCGCTACTAAAGCTTCATCAATCTTATAATGAAATTCAAAGAAATTAATAGATGTATCGATATTTAGATAATTTGATATCAATTGAAttcattgaaataaatatttatttttctaatttaacgCATATCAATATCGGTGCTGAATCGTTATTAACTTAAATGAAATTCAAAGAAATTGATGAATGTATCGAAATTTAGATGGGTTGaaatcaatatttattataataaccTCCCCTTTTattgaataaacaaaataatttgtaCTATGACATTCTTCGCTTGGTAAATCAAAGTTTTCAACGatgtcatttatttttctctatttgttATTGAAAtgcgttaatttttttttttggatacaCTAATTTTGGAATTGAtaaatttcatagaaaaatgGATCACCATCTTAATCAATTCAATAGTTATAGTaccatgaaaaaataaaacccATGTCTcttaatttatgttttctattaaCGGTTAGTTTCATAATGGAGAGGAAAAATATCCTAAGCCAAATTAATTTCGGGACAATTTGTGCTAATATGTTTTTGGCTATTTAATGCTTCTTAATGTTGGGCTATAAGTTGCTAATAGTTATTAGCAGTTGTCTATATATGTCATTTActcaacatgtttttcaaaCTAATCCCACCCCCATTAAGGCTTCAACTCTTATTTGCAATATAAAGTAGGAAAACTTTCACAAactacttaaaaataattaattattctctatAGTTATGATTTGATAATTAGAATTTGTAgttacatgttatatggaggagagaggtgagcgagactgggagagagaggactacttaaaaataattaattattctctatag is part of the Solanum lycopersicum chromosome 1, SLM_r2.1 genome and harbors:
- the LOC101257904 gene encoding probable xyloglucan endotransglucosylase/hydrolase protein 10 codes for the protein MNYFSRFIFLATYFIYLSHIALASIVSTGDYNKDFYVTYSPNHINTSADGRTRSLIFDKESGTEIASKDMYLFGQFDMKIKLIPGNSAGTVVAFYLASGQPNRDEIDFEFLGNVDGKRYTLQTNVYVDGFDDREQRINLWFDPTQDYHTYSILWNLHQIVFMVDWVPIRTYRNHADKGAKYPHWQPMELKMSLWNGEDWATDGGKTKIDWSKSPFVATLGSYKIDACVWKGNARFCRVENENHWWNKGQSSTLTWTQRRLFKWVRKYHLTYDYCMDNKRFQNNMPIECSLPKY